In the Brassica napus cultivar Da-Ae chromosome A7, Da-Ae, whole genome shotgun sequence genome, one interval contains:
- the LOC125576707 gene encoding classical arabinogalactan protein 9-like, with protein MAPRRKSRAPSYRDLFGDDGSGTSSSGPSSSGPSSSTAVPDSQPSQRVAWSPPPPQMPPPQMPPPHMPPPPPPAAAPEPVPEGAVHPDLRVPSYAPFARYTVEDLLAQPGREGLDVLDPDRPRGTYW; from the coding sequence atggctcctagaagaaAATCCAGAGCACCTAGTTATAGAGATTTGTTTGGCgacgatggttccggtacatcttcttccggtccatcgtcttctggTCCATCATCCTCCAccgcagttccagactctcagccttctcagagagttgcttggagtcctcctccaccgcagatgcctccaccgcaAATGCCTCCACCGcatatgcctccacctcctcctccagcggctgcacctgagcctgtcccagaaggtgcagttcatccggatttgcgtgtgccttcatatgccccattcgcgagatatacggtagaggatttgcttgcccagcccggacgagagggtttggatgttctagaccccgatagaccccgaggaacttattggtaa
- the LOC106447208 gene encoding ankyrin repeat domain-containing protein 2B, with amino-acid sequence MASSSENTRDEKNDSKSKSPKQGSGSGGSPSPSPSPADFGIDFNAFDFSSMAGILNDPSIKELAEQIAKDPTFNQLAEQLQKSVPSASSTEGALPNFDPEQYMATMNQVMGNPEFRTMAEKLGNALVQDPQMSSFMEAFANPGATEQFTERMAQMKEDPTLKPILAEIDADPSAMMKYWNDKDVLKKLGEAMGIAVGAEQNVAAEPEPEEAEEGEDEEESIVHQTASLGDVEGLKAALASGGNKDEEDSEGRTALHFACGYGEVKCAQVLVDAGANVNAVDKNKNTPLHYAAGYGRKECVSLLLENGAAVTLQNTDSKTPVDVAKLNNQLDVVKLLEKDAFL; translated from the exons ATGGCTTCAAGTTCAGAGAACACTCGTG ATGAGAAAAACGATTCCAAGAGTAAGAGCCCTAAACAGGGATCTGGCTCAGGAGGTTCTCCTTCCCCTTCACCTTCACCTGCTGATTTTGGTATCGACTTCAATGCTTTTGATTTCTCTAGCATGGCCGGTATTCTCAAT GACCCAAGCATCAAGGAATTGGCTGAGCAaattgccaaagatcccaccttTAATCAGTTAGCTGAGCAGCTTCAAAAATCTGTTCCAAGTGCATCATCAACTGAAGGAGCTCTCCCTAACTTTGATCCGGAGCAGTACATGGCTACAATGAATCAGGTTATGGGTAACCCTGAGTTCAGAACCATGGCCGAGAAACTCGGTAACGCCTTGGTACAG gaTCCACAAATGTCTTCATTTATGGAGGCTTTTGCTAACCCTGGAGCAACAGAGCAGTTTACTGAGCGTATGGCACAGATGAAAGAAGATCCTACCTTGAAACCTATATTAGCTGAGATAGATGCTGATCCTTCTGCCATGATGAA GTACTGGAATGATAAAGATGTTTTGAAGAAGCTGGGCGAAGCAATGGGTATAGCTGTCGGAGCTGAGCAGAATGTTGCAGCTGAACCTGAACCTGAGGAGgcagaagaaggagaagatgaagaagagtctATTGTTCATCAGACTGCTAGTCTTGGTGATGTTGAG GGTCTGAAAGCTGCGTTAGCATCTGGGGGTaacaaagatgaagaagactCTGAGGGAAGAACAGCATTACATTTTGCATGTGGATATGGGGAG gtgAAATGTGCTCAAGTTCTTGTGGATGCTGGAGCAAATGTCAATGCagttgacaaaaacaaaaacactcCATTGCATTATGCCGCTGGTTATGGACGGAAAGAGTGTGTAAGCCTTCTCTTAGAGAATGGTGCTGCAGT CACTCTGCAAAACACAGACAGTAAAACTCCAGTTGATGTGGCAAAGCTTAACAATCAGCTCGATGTTGTTAAGCTCCTTGAGAAGGATGCTTTCCTCTAA